A window of Miscanthus floridulus cultivar M001 unplaced genomic scaffold, ASM1932011v1 fs_902_1_2, whole genome shotgun sequence contains these coding sequences:
- the LOC136533494 gene encoding eukaryotic translation initiation factor 3 subunit A-like: MATFAKPENALKRAEELIHVGQKQAALQALHDLITSRRYRSWQKPLEKIMMKYVELCVDLRKGRYAKDGLIQYRIVCQQVNVSSLEDVIKHFMQLSNEKAEQAKSQAEALEDALDVEDLEADNRPEDLMLSFVSGEKGKDRSDKEVVTPWFKFLWETYRTVLEILRNNSKLEALYAMTAHRAFHFCKQYKRTTEFRRLCEIIRNHLANLNKYRDQRDRPDLTAPESLQLYLDTRVEQLKVATEVSLWQEAFRSVEDIHGLMSMVKKMPKPSVLVVYYAKLTEIFWISDSHLYHAYAWLKLFNLQKSYNKNLSQKDLQLIASSVLLAALSVAPYDQKYGASHFEAENEKERNMRMANLVNFSLDSKRENREMPSRASLLSELVSKGVLSCASQEVRDLYNLLEHEFLPLDLASKVQPLLSKISKIGGKLSSASSVPEVKLSQYISALEKLTTLRVLQQASFIFQSMKIDMLSRMIPFFDFSVVEKISVDAVKHNFVAIKVNHLSGAVHFGTVDIESDGLSDHLSVLADSLNKARNHIRPPVKKLTKLGESLISLAGIVENEHKRLLARKSIIEKRKEELERKILEKEKEEETKRMNSQRKTADEERVRLLNEQKQREHERIRREIEEKNKAEAKKLLEDLKKAGKKHVVVEGELTKEAIMELALNEQLKERQEMEKKLQRLAKTMDYLERAKRQEEAPLIEQAFEKRLEEEKILHEQEQLREIELSKQHHAGDLQEKNRLSRMLEHKNAFQEKIVQRREAEFGRLKKERDERISQLISSRKRERETVRKLMYYLNLEEQRTERLREEEEARKREEEERRKREEAERKAKLDAIAEKQRLREMELEEKAKTSREKLLKGSEAVHTPDSTPVAQPPREPAAAPAAAAAAAAPAPGRYVPKFKLSGDRGSSSGGSQRPTDVRSRDEDRWGPPGGSQRPTDVHPRDEDRWGPPGGSRRPTDVRPRDEDRWGPRGERSRPDECSLRQDGPPARQDAPPPRQDGPPPATDRWRGGSRIFLKLFILLIDLVYQATELMPCRRDFLPYMSLWRHPCTMSDLG, from the exons ATGGCGACTTTTGCGAAACCTGAGAACGCACTCAAGAGAGCTGAAG aatTGATTCATGTTGGGCAAAAGCAGGCTGCTCTCCAGGCTTTACATGATCTCATTACCTCGAGAAGGTACAGATCATGGCAAAAGCCTCTTGAAAAGATCATGATGAAGTATGTAGAACTCTGTGTTGACCTGAGGAAAGGAAGATATGCAAAAGATGGTCTTATTCAGTATAGGATTGTCTGCCAGCAAGTAAACGTGTCATCCTTGGAGGATGTCATAAAGCACTTCATGCAGCTTTCCAATGAGAAAGCTGAACAAGCTAAGAGCCAGGCAGAAGCCCTGGAAGATGCTTTGGATGTTGAAGATCTGGAAGCAGACAACCGTCCCGAGGACCTGATGCTCAGTTTTGTTAGTGGGGAGAAAGGAAAGGACCGATCAGATAAAGAGGTTGTCACTCCTTGGTTTAAGTTCCTCTGGGAGACATACAGGACGGTTCTTGAGATACTAAGGAACAATTCAAAGCTTGAAGCGTTATATGCT ATGACTGCTCATAGGGCTTTTCATTTCTGTAAGCAGTATAAGAGAACAACTGAATTCCGTAGGTTGTGTGAGATCATCAGAAATCATCTTGCCAATCTCAACAAATATCGCGATCAAAGAGATCGGCCTGATCTGACTGCACCTGAAAGTTTACAACTGTATCTTGATACACGTGTTGAACAGCTTAAAGTTGCTACAGAGGTTTCCCTATGGCAG GAAGCCTTCCGATCTGTGGAAGATATCCATGGTttgatgagcatggtgaagaAAATGCCCAAACCTTCTGTCTTGGTGGTGTATTATGCAAAATTAACTGAAATTTTCTGGATATCTGATAGCCACCTTTATCATGCGTATGCATGGCTCAAGCTTTTCAACTTGCAAAAGAGCTACAATAAGAACTTGTCACAGAAGGATCTACAATTAATAGCATCTTCTGTCTTGCTCGCTGCACTATCTGTGGCACCTTATGACCAAAAATATGGTGCATCTCATTTTGAGGCAGAGAATGAGAAGGAGCGTAACATGCGGATGGCCAACCTTGTTAACTTCTCGCTTGATTCCAAGCGTGAAAATAGGGAAATG CCTTCAAGAGCATCTCTTCTATCCGAATTG GTGTCCAAAGGAGTCCTTTCATGTGCTTCCCAAGAAGTGCGAGATTTATACAACCTTTTGGAACATGAGTTTCTCCCTCTGGACCTTGCATCAAAAGTTCAGCCACTTCTTTCAAAGATTTCAAAGATTGGAGGGAAGCTTTCATCAGCTTCTTCTGTTCCAGAGGTTAAGTTATCTCAGTACATATCAGCATTGGAGAAGCTGACAACATTGAGAGTGCTGCAACAG GCCTCTTTTATTTTCCAGTCAATGAAGATTGATATGCTCTCAAGAATGATCCCTTTCTTTGACTTCTCTGTTGTGGAGAAGATTTCTGTTGATGCTGTGAAACACAATTTTGTTGCTATAAAAGTTAACCATTTATCAGGAGCTGTTCATTTTGGTACTGTG GACATAGAATCTGATGGATTAAGTGATCACCTTAGTGTTCTGGCTGATTCATTAAATAAAGCGAGGAATCATATTCGTCCACCAGTGAAAAAGCTGACTAAACTCGGTGAAAGTCTCATTAGTTTGGCTGGAATAGTGGAGAATGAACATAAGAGGCTTCTTGCAAGAAAGTCCATCATTGAAAAGCGCAAAGAAGAGCTTGAGCGCAAAATATTGGAGAAG gaaaaagaagaagaaacaaaGAGAATGAACAGTCAAAGGAAAACTGCGGACGAGGAAAGGGTGAGGCTTCTCAATGAACAGAAGCAGAGGGAGCACGAGCGGATTCGTAGAGAGATAGAGGAAAAaaataaagcagaagcaaaaAAGTTGCTAGAAGACTTGAAGAAAGCAGGGAAAAAACATGTCGTTGTTGAAGGG GAGCTTACCAAGGAGGCCATCATGGAATTGGCATTGAATGAACAGTTGAAGGAGCGCCAGGAAATGGAGAAAAAACTGCAGAGGCTTGCAAAAACAATGGATTATCTGGAAAGGGCAAAAAGGCAGGAAGAGGCACCACTGATCGAGCAAGCTTTCGAGAAACGTCTTGAGGAAGAGAAGATCCTTCACGAGCAAGAGCAGCTT CGGGAGATTGAACTCAGCAAGCAACACCATGCTGGCGACTTGCAAGAGAAAAATAGACTTTCTCGAATGTTGGAACACAAG AATGCTTTCCAGGAGAAAATCGTCCAACGTCGTGAAGCTGAGTTTGGTCGtctgaaaaaagagagagatgaacGGATCAGTCAgctgatatcatcaagaaagcgtGAAAGGGAGACAGTAAGGAAATTGATGTATTATCTGAACCTGGAGGAACAGCGGACTGAAAGGCTTCGCGAGGAAGAGGAAGCTAGAAAACGTGAAG aggaagagaggaggaagagagaggaggcTGAAAGGAAAGCTAAGCTTGATGCTATTGCTGAAAAGCAGCGACTGAGAGAGATGGAGTTGGAGGAGAAGGCAAAGACGAGCAGGGAGAAGCTCTTGAAGGGATCTGAGGCTGTGCACACTCCTGATTCTACACCTGTTGCACAGCCACCTCGTGAGCCAGCAGCAGCCCctgctgcagctgcagcagcCGCTGCTCCAGCTCCTGGTAGATATGTTCCTAAGTTTAAACTCAGCGGCGATAGGGGCAGCAGCTCTGGTGGCAGCCAGAGACCAACAGATGTGCGTTCACGCGATGAAGACCGCTGGGGTCCACCTGGTGGGAGCCAGAGACCAACAGATGTGCACCCACGGGATGAAGACCGCTGGGGTCCACCTGGTGGCAGCCGGAGGCCAACAGATGTGCGCCCACGCGATGAAGACCGCTGGGGTCCACGTGGAGAGCGCTCGCGCCCTGATGAGTGTTCACTCAGGCAAGATGGCCCTCCTGCGCGACAGGATGCACCCCCACCCCGCCAAGATGGCCCTCCTCCGGCTACTGACCGCTGGCGTGGTGGATCAAGGATTTTCCTCAAACTCTTCATCCTCCTCATCGACCTGGTCTACCAGGCCACGGAACTGATGCCGTGCCGCAGAGATTTTTTGCCATATATGTCATTGTGGAGACATCCGTGCACAATGTCTGATCTCGGATAG